One segment of Radiobacillus kanasensis DNA contains the following:
- a CDS encoding aminoglycoside adenylyltransferase domain-containing protein, translating into MSSSWDNCPNDVKDFIYEILHEIKRIIDTSFVGFYIHGSLAMGGFNPSKSDIDILVVTDQSLSVEVKRRLASLFLRYSGQPYPVEISFLNMRQLEKWEHPSPYDFHYSEHWRKRYQEDLEQKTFQYMNGETMTDGDLAAHLMITKHRGICIEGRSINEVIPLVPVNHYRSSIMADFRDCLENIQKNPIYCSLNMIRVLWFLQEGVISSKKEAGDWALNNFPGSQAKTVKQVMDGYANGKEDNFFGEGQLWQLRDFIFAKVQECEMGGQ; encoded by the coding sequence ATGTCTTCTAGTTGGGACAATTGTCCAAATGATGTAAAAGATTTCATTTATGAAATTCTGCATGAAATTAAAAGGATTATAGATACAAGTTTTGTAGGATTTTATATCCATGGATCACTTGCTATGGGAGGATTTAACCCATCCAAAAGTGATATTGATATTTTGGTCGTCACAGATCAATCATTATCAGTCGAGGTGAAAAGGAGATTAGCTTCGCTTTTCTTAAGATATTCAGGTCAGCCATACCCTGTAGAAATAAGTTTTTTAAATATGCGACAATTAGAGAAATGGGAGCACCCTAGTCCGTATGATTTTCATTATAGTGAACATTGGAGAAAGCGGTATCAAGAGGACTTAGAACAGAAAACCTTCCAATATATGAATGGTGAAACAATGACGGACGGTGACCTTGCCGCGCATTTGATGATCACAAAACATAGAGGAATTTGTATAGAAGGGAGATCCATTAATGAGGTTATCCCTCTTGTACCAGTAAATCATTATCGTTCTTCCATCATGGCTGATTTCCGTGATTGCTTAGAAAATATTCAAAAGAATCCAATCTATTGTTCTTTAAATATGATAAGAGTTCTATGGTTTTTACAAGAAGGAGTTATTTCTTCTAAAAAGGAAGCTGGAGATTGGGCACTTAATAATTTTCCGGGATCACAGGCGAAGACGGTTAAACAAGTGATGGACGGATATGCAAACGGAAAAGAGGACAACTTTTTTGGAGAAGGTCAGTTATGGCAATTGAGAGATTTTATTTTTGCTAAAGTCCAGGAGTGTGAAATGGGAGGACAATAA